The Thalassotalea sp. LPB0316 nucleotide sequence GTACTGTGTTTCCCGTTTATTTTCCGTGGTGCCTTAGATGTTCGAGCAACTAAAATTAATGATGCAATGAAAGTTGCAGCGGTTGATGCGATTCGCGAACTGGCAAAAGAGCCGGTGCCTGAGGATGTGCTAGTCGCTAGCGGTGATCAATCTCTTGAATTTGGTAAAGAGTATATTATTCCAAAACCAATGGACTCACGTTTATGCGCACGAGTTGCCAGAGCGGTGGCTTTAGCTGCAGTAGAGTCAGGCGTTGCCCAAATTGACATGCCCGAGAATTACTTCGTCTAATGAGTTATGATCTCGCGACTATATTGGATATTTTTAATCAAGGGGCTATTACTTTAACTTATGGTTAGTTAAATAGTATAAATACTTTCGAGTTTAGGACCTTTTCAGATTATATTGTCGGGGTGCCGACAGCACTAAAGAGGGAAAAAGCGCCTGTTTCCCTCTTTAATCTCCCTCGGCGCCCACGCAATAGACAACATTAATTTTTCACTTGTGTTTATCATACCAAGTTCATTAAATAGTTGGTCATTCAGCGAGAATTAAATGGCTTATAGGCAAGGCTTTGATTGCCGGTAATGGTTATTCCCTTAGCAAAATCAGTAACGAAGCATATAAGCCATTTAAACTCGCCCTTGGGAGCTCGTCAGAAAAGTGATAACTTTACAAATTGCCTTGATATGGAATAACCATACCTGCACCAATTTGCTTTGTTCTAACTTCCCTGACGTAGCTCTGAATGATTAACTATTTAACGAAATTGGTATTAGCTGTTCCTGAAGAAGATACGTCCTGTATGACATCAGTGCTCGGCGTCCTGCCTCGCCCAGCAATAAACATGGAAGTGAAAAATTAATCTATTGCGAATGGGAGTGGTGTGTAATTCGAGGCTCACTGTTTTATCCACTGATAAATATGAAAGCTCTATCATGGTTAGTACCTAACGCTGCTTTGGTTTAAAAGCAAAAAAGGGTCAGTGTGTTAAGCGCTGACCCTTTCTAACATCATTAGAAATAATCGAGAGTATTACTCTTCGTCGTCTTCAAAAATTGAAAAATCGGTGATGCCGTTTTCAACGAGTACTTTTCTTACGCTCGCCGGAATTTTTTCTGGATTGTCTTTAGCTAGGTCGGCGTCATCTGGTAATGGTTGGCCAGTGAATGCATGCAAAAATGCTTCGCAAAGCAATTCACTATTCGTTGCGTGACGGAGGTTATTGACTTGGCGGCGAGTACGCTCATCCGTTAATACTTTTAGTACACGTAAAGGAATGGACACTGTTATTTTTTTAACTTGTTCGCTTTTTTTACCATGTTCGGCATATGGGTTTATATATTCACCATTCCACTGCGCCATGAAAATACCTCTAAAAGTTTTTAAACCATAGGAATTGTACTGGTTGTATGAAAACAGTCAACTATGAATGTGTAGAAGTTTAGACGGCTAAAAACAGCTTGACCACTATAGCGAATACGTTTAGAGTTATAGACGTCTAAACGCCTATAAAATTTTGGATAGTGATCATGAGTAAACAACACATAGAAACACAAGCTGCCCGCGGTGGTATTAATATCGATCAACACCATGGTGCTGTTGTTGCTCCGCTACATTTATCGAGTACCTATTCATTAAAAGGGTTTAATGAAAAACGTGATTACGATTATTCCCGCACCGGCAATCCAACGCGTGCTACGTTCGGACAAACGGTTGCTGAGCTTGAAGAGGGCACGACAGGGATCGTAACTAGTACAGGAATGTCTGCGGTCCACTTGTTGCTGCAATTAGTGAGTGTTGGCGACAAAGTTGTCATCCCACATGATTGTTACGGTGGTAGCTATCGCCTGTTTACTTTTTTAGCAAAAAAAGGCAATTTTGAATTAATCGTTGTTGATCAGCGTGATGAGCAGGCTTTAGCTCAGGCGTTAGCGACTAAACCCAAACTTGTACTTATTGAAACGCCAAGCAACCCTTTATTGCGTATTGTTGACATTCAAGCCATTTCAGCCAAAGCTAAGGCGGTTGGAGCACTTGTCGCCGTCGACAATACCTTTTTATCGCCAGTGATTCAAAAGCCGCTATTACTCGGCGCTGATATTGTTTTCCACTCAACAACTAAATACTTAAATGGCCACAGTGATATTGTCGGTGGTGTTTTAGTGACTAAAGATCAAACGTTAGGCGAAGAGCTAGCGTGGTGGGCCAATTGTATTGGCATTACCGGCTCAGCCTTTGATAGCTATTTGGCATTGCGCGGTTTAAAAACCTTGCCGTTGCGCATGGCAAGGCATCAAGAAAATGCCATTAATGTCGCGGAATTTCTCGCTAGCCATCCAGCGATAGAACAAGTTTATTTTCCAGGTCTTACCAATCACCCACAACATGAGTTGGCTCAGCAACAGCAAAATGGCTTTGGTGCGATGTTGAGTTTCGAGCTTAAAGGTGGCGTAGCCGCGGTCAAAGCATTATTTGCTAATCTGTCTTTGTTCACACTTGCTCAATCGTTAGGCGGTGTGGAGAGTTTGATTAGCCATCCATCGACGATGACGCATGCCGGTATGGATCTCGACGCGCAAATAGCTGCAGGAATCAGCCAATCTTTAGTAAGAATATCCGTCGGCATTGAGCATATTGATGATATTATTGCTGACTTATCACAAGCGCTAGAATACAGCCAACAAGCCTAACTACAGCCTTTATCGAAATGAGTTGATGTAACTGATGACTATAGAAAACCTTATCAAGCACCCTGATTCTGCGACTGGCAAACTCGCGATCAATATTCACAAATTCGGTGGTAGTAGTTTAGCCAGTAGTGAGTGTATTGAGCGCGTCATCGATATTATTTGTCGTCATTGTCAAATCAACGACATTGTTGTGGTCTCGGCTAATGGTGGTGTAACTGATCAGTTATTTAATTTGTGCCAATTGGCAAAAGATAACGAGAACTATCAAGATGCGCTAGAGAATCTACATTTTCAATTAAAAGGCTTGATTGCACAGCTACTTAATGAACAAAACAGTACGTATTTAACCAAGCAATTAGCTGATGATTTCGCCTTGCTTGATTCATGGCTTGCTAAGGCGTTAGAAAAGCATCGCAATGATATTTTAGCATTTGGTGAAATTTGGTCGGCGCGTTTACTGTCAGCCGTTTTGAATGAGCGAATTTGCCCAAGCCATGCTGTTGATGCTCGTGATTTTATCGAAGTAGTATCTGAGCAAAATACCCAAGTCAACTATGATGTAAGCCGAGCTAAATTTAACCAAATAAAACAAGATCATCAACTTACCATCGCGACCGGGTACATTGCTCGGGATGTTGATGGTCGCTCGTGTACATTAGGACGCAATGGCTCTGATTATTCCGCAACTATTATGGCTGCCTTAACTGGCGCTGCCAATGTCACTTTATGGACTGATGTCGATGGTATTTATAGTGCCGATCCGAGAATAGTGCCAGCGGCGCGTAAACTGCATCGCTTGCCCAATGGTGTTGCTCGAGAATTAGGTCGATTGGGTAATCCCGTTTTACATGTCAATACGCTAAAACCATTGGAAGAGCATGCTACGCATTTGCATGTGGCCAGTTCATTTGATAGTGAAACGAGCGGCACTGAAATTGGTAAATTTGGCTTTTTAGCCAAGCAAGAGTTATCGGTAACCTATTCAAATGATGTGTTAATCGTTTCAAGTGAATTGCTATCTTCGCTGTCACATGCTGATGCTATCAAGCGTTTTGATCCTATTTGTTTTGATGAAAGCAAGGCCTTAATGGTCATCAAACAAGAACAACAAAAAACAGTGAGCCAATGGTGTGCTAGTAAAGTCGGCGAAGTGACTTTCAAACCAGCAGCTATTATTGCTGTGGTTGGCCATAAAGTGGCATCTCGTGGCGATGTTAAAGCGCGCTTCAAAAGAGCATTAGAGAATACTAAAACACTCGATATACTTTCATCTACTTCTGAGCACAGTATTATTTGTGTACTACCGGATTTTTGTAGTCCAGAGCTGACCAACTTAGTGCACCACGAAATGACCAAAGATGCTAAACACATTGGTGTTATCGTCGCGGGACTTGGCAATATTGGTAAGCGCTTTTTAGAGATTTTACCAGGACAAATTAAGCGCCAATCGGTGCTCGAAAACATTCATTTAGTTGGTTTGTTGAGCTCAAAGAAAGCCTTGATTAACACCGATGGTATTAGTCCGAAACAGGCGCTTATCCAGTTTGATAAACAAGCTAAAGATTACGATGAAGCATTATTGCTATCTTGGCTTAAGCATCATCCCTATGATGAACTTATCGTGGTTGATATTACACCGAGTGAAACCTTTAGCTTGCTCTATCGTGAATTTTTTAAAGAAGGTATTCACGTGATTGGCGCAAATAAATGGGCGGCGTCAAGCTCTACTGAATATTACAATGGTTTAACGGCATTAGCCGAGCAAAATGGTAGTATTTGGCTCGGTAATACGACCGTTGGAGCCGGTTTGCCGATAAACTTTGCGATCAACGATTTACGCCGGAGTGGCGATGAAATTCATGCAATTTCAGGCATATTCTCAGGTACGTTGTCATGGTTATTCGAGCAATATGATGGGAGCCAACCGTTTTCTAATTTGCTTAAAAGCGCGTTAGAGCGCGGGTTGACTGAGCCTGATCCACGCGAAGATTTATCCGGCAGAGACGTTCAGCGTAAACTGCTCATTTTGGCGCGCTTAGCAGGCTTTACCCTGTCGCTTGAGGAAATCGCTTGCCAATCTTTAGTACCTGATGAATTAGCGCAGTTGACCACTCAGGAGTTTTTAGCTCAAGCCGATGCCCTTGATGCTTCGTTTGCTGAACAGTTGAGTAAGGCTAAAGCACAGGGGAAATGTTTGCGCTATGTAGCTGAGTTTTCAGCCAAAGATAATCAGATAACAGCACAGGTTGGTTTAGTATTTATCGATTGTGACGATGCTTTTGCTAACTTAAATCCATGTGACAATATCTTTAAAGTTGAAAGCCAGTGGTATCAATCGAATCCACTTATTATTCAAGGCCCAGGCGCGGGCCGAGATGTCACTGCCGGTGGCATACACTCGGATTTGGTGGCAATTTGTGAACAACTTTCAACTAAACAGCATCAGGTTAAAATTAAAGGGATTAATGAATAATCCCCATGTCTTTGGCATTACTTATCTAAGTGTAACAAGGTGCAATAATTCACTCGATTTTCTTGTACTTAAGGCATTTATTAACTAGCATTTCGTATGAATTACACTATTTGCGCTAGTTGAAGTTATTTAATGGTAAAGCAGGCTCTCCAAGATTTAATTATCACAACCCAGATCAAGCGGCTACTAAACAAAATTTATGGTTTAGGGCCTGCTGATGATTCTATTTTGAAGCGTGCGATTGAGTTTTATGAAAACCAACCGGCGAGAGAAAGTCGCATACTAGCGCTAGAAGAAGAGATCAGCGAGCAAAAACTTAAGCTGCAGGCTGCGGTGACCAGCAAAGTCAAGATGAGGCAAAATGCGCTCGAGCATGCCCAGCTTCAGTTAGAAGAATTTAAACAAGAGTGTGATGCTGAGCGATTTGACCGCCATCGCCACTTCCTCGAGATCGCCAGAGAAGTGATTAGTTTAACTGAAGGTGAGAGTTTTGAAGAAACTGTCCGAAAATCTTCGCTACTACTTGGTACGATTCAGCTGCTAAGCCCTAACGAGGGCAGTAAAATAGCTGAAAAAAACGAAAAGCATAAACCGTTATACAAAGCCGTACTGAGCTTGCGCTTACTCGATGAGTTGTTGGCTGAAGAAGATCTTAATGATGAGTTTATTAGTCGCTATCTAGGGGATATCCCTGCTGATCGCTATCACGAATTTCAAAGTGTTAATCCAGAAGCATATCAATACTTTTGTGAGCAGGTAAAAATTAGTGTTGTTACTGCAGCAATAGTGCAAGACATTGGTAATTTTCACCCTGAAGCTCGCGCTATTTTATGCGGTGATAGCGGTAAAGAAAGTCCGTATCGAATGCTCGAAATTGAGCAACGCAAAGAGCTGTTGCAGGTTTCATTTAGAGAAATGATGAAATATGTCAATGAAGGATTGGGTACTTTAAACTATATAGGGAATTCAAAAGAAGATCGCGATCGCTTTATCAAAGATGAGAAAGCCAAACAGGTGTTTATTAAAAAGTTGCTCAAGCGCGCGGTTAATCCTCAACAAAGCATTGGTAACTTACTTAAAGTACCGCAGATATATGCATCTATCGTACTGTCGACGAAAGATAACTATAACTACAAGGTGTTGCCCAAGGTGTTTAGTGTGTTAAATACCAATGCTGAGCGCGGTGCTTGCCATCAAAGAGTTGTCGATAGCTTTTATAAAGTTGTTGGTATGTTTCCGCAAGGATACGGCGTGACCTATATTCCAAAAGCGTCTGATGGTAATTATATGGACAGTTATGAATATGCCATCGTGTGTTCTTTATATCCGAATAATCCAGAAGAACCGATTTGTCGGCCAGCAACTCGAGGACTCACTTTTATTAGTCATGGCCAAGATACAACAATAGAAAAAGCCAGCAACCTCCACTTTACTCAAACGGCAAAACGATTAGCGAGGGTGAGTAAAAAGCGATTACTTGAGATCCTTGAAGTTATTGCGTCAAATTATGAAGAGCGAAAAGAGCTCGACGTATTGCCACGTTGTTGGTACCCCAATGATTATTTCTCAATTAAAAATCATCAAAAGCTTTGGAATCGGTCAGTTTATTAATTGGGCTGAATTCGATGTTATCTTCAAAGCGTTATTTTAAGTTTTTATTCAAAAAATTTTCTCATCTTACTAACTCGTCATTATAACGAGCCATCAATCCCCCCTGTTCATCTGCAGAAACCGCCATGAAAAGCGTTGTCAGCTAATCGTTGATTAACGATGAGTAAAATTACATGTAAATAATTATGCTAAATTATTGCATTTATATTTTTATGCTGTTATCTTCTCTCCTAATTGTTACATAGCCCAATATTAGGTATTTAAAATGCATTCACCTGTTTTACGACGAAGATAGTTAATTTCCCCGTCTTTTTGAAGTTTTAGGAAAACTTCAGTTGTTATTAATAGTGAATAAAATTGCATTTTAGAGGTTGCCGTGAAGAAAGTTGCAAT carries:
- the metJ gene encoding met regulon transcriptional regulator MetJ, which encodes MAQWNGEYINPYAEHGKKSEQVKKITVSIPLRVLKVLTDERTRRQVNNLRHATNSELLCEAFLHAFTGQPLPDDADLAKDNPEKIPASVRKVLVENGITDFSIFEDDEE
- the metB gene encoding cystathionine gamma-synthase, with amino-acid sequence MSKQHIETQAARGGINIDQHHGAVVAPLHLSSTYSLKGFNEKRDYDYSRTGNPTRATFGQTVAELEEGTTGIVTSTGMSAVHLLLQLVSVGDKVVIPHDCYGGSYRLFTFLAKKGNFELIVVDQRDEQALAQALATKPKLVLIETPSNPLLRIVDIQAISAKAKAVGALVAVDNTFLSPVIQKPLLLGADIVFHSTTKYLNGHSDIVGGVLVTKDQTLGEELAWWANCIGITGSAFDSYLALRGLKTLPLRMARHQENAINVAEFLASHPAIEQVYFPGLTNHPQHELAQQQQNGFGAMLSFELKGGVAAVKALFANLSLFTLAQSLGGVESLISHPSTMTHAGMDLDAQIAAGISQSLVRISVGIEHIDDIIADLSQALEYSQQA
- the metL gene encoding bifunctional aspartate kinase/homoserine dehydrogenase II, whose protein sequence is MTIENLIKHPDSATGKLAINIHKFGGSSLASSECIERVIDIICRHCQINDIVVVSANGGVTDQLFNLCQLAKDNENYQDALENLHFQLKGLIAQLLNEQNSTYLTKQLADDFALLDSWLAKALEKHRNDILAFGEIWSARLLSAVLNERICPSHAVDARDFIEVVSEQNTQVNYDVSRAKFNQIKQDHQLTIATGYIARDVDGRSCTLGRNGSDYSATIMAALTGAANVTLWTDVDGIYSADPRIVPAARKLHRLPNGVARELGRLGNPVLHVNTLKPLEEHATHLHVASSFDSETSGTEIGKFGFLAKQELSVTYSNDVLIVSSELLSSLSHADAIKRFDPICFDESKALMVIKQEQQKTVSQWCASKVGEVTFKPAAIIAVVGHKVASRGDVKARFKRALENTKTLDILSSTSEHSIICVLPDFCSPELTNLVHHEMTKDAKHIGVIVAGLGNIGKRFLEILPGQIKRQSVLENIHLVGLLSSKKALINTDGISPKQALIQFDKQAKDYDEALLLSWLKHHPYDELIVVDITPSETFSLLYREFFKEGIHVIGANKWAASSSTEYYNGLTALAEQNGSIWLGNTTVGAGLPINFAINDLRRSGDEIHAISGIFSGTLSWLFEQYDGSQPFSNLLKSALERGLTEPDPREDLSGRDVQRKLLILARLAGFTLSLEEIACQSLVPDELAQLTTQEFLAQADALDASFAEQLSKAKAQGKCLRYVAEFSAKDNQITAQVGLVFIDCDDAFANLNPCDNIFKVESQWYQSNPLIIQGPGAGRDVTAGGIHSDLVAICEQLSTKQHQVKIKGINE